The genomic DNA ATGATCAGTTTTAAAGCTACTTCTTCTCGTTCGACAATCTGCTGCAACAGCAAGGTAACATCACGCATCCGCTCTTGCTTTTTTAATTCTTCAGCAGCAATTGGTTTAGCGTTGAGAGATTCGTCTGAATATGTCAGCATATAAAATACTACTATTTAATTTACTAAATCTAAGATTTAAAGTTATTCTTCATTTTAGGTCTCTTTCCTCTGTCACACTGTCAGAGTAAATACAAGAACAAGAGCCAAATGTGCTAAACAAGCTAGAGCAACACATTATTTCGGCAATTAGAACCCTACGCAAAAAGGTTAGGATATTTAAACACAACTACTTAAATATTACAAAATTTCCTATTTCCTACTTCCTATTTCTTACTTCCTATTGCCTGTGCGCTAATTCTGTCTCAATTTAACTTGTCTAATTTTAGCTGACTCATCGCACTGAGGTTGCTCTGTAAAATTTGCCAGAATAGGTTTCAGTTTTTCTGCCAGTATCTGAGAGTTTTCTGACTTAAGTAACAAGCTTGTATGACTGCCAGGAACTTCATCAACATCAATTCCTCCCAATGCGAATCCTTGCCAACCGCCATAAGGATCAAAATAACCATAAGCCTGTCTAACCCGAGCGCGGAAAAGAGTTAATTTTCCCTCGTAAACAGTTGGTGTATATCGTTGATTTGCTTGAAAGTTAATATTTTGAATCTGTGAAATCAGCTTTTGCTCTGGCGAACTGAGCAAATTGGTTAGTTTCAAATATTTCTGTTGCCAAGACCAAGGTATTTTAGATTGTAAAATATATTCAAATCGATCTGTAAAATAGGTCAATTTTTCTTTAAATGATAATTCGCTCAAATTATTAAGGTGAATTGATAAGCGTTGTGGAAATGTCGATTTATCGCAACCGTTAGGCCCAAAACAATCAAATAACGCCAGAACAGCTACGGTTTGTCCTTGTCGTGACAGTTGCTGTGCCATTTCAAAAGCTACAAAACCCCCAAAAGAGTATCCTGCCAGAAAATACGGGCCTTGTGGTTGAATTAGTTTAATTTCTTCCAGATAACTACTAGCCATTTCTTCAATTGAAGTTAATGGTGTTTGTTTACCGTCTAAACCTCTTGCCTGTAAACCATAAATGGGTCGTTCTGTTCCTAACGCTGCTGCTAACGTTTGGTAACCCAAAACATTTCCCCCAACAGCATGGATACAAAATAAAGGAGACTGATTGCCGTGGGGTTGAATACTAACCAAAGAAGACCAAGAAGCTGACCATCCTCGCTCTAGCATCAAGTGTGCTAATTGAGCAATCGTCGGTGCTTGAAAAAGAGTTGCTAACGGTAAATTTTTACCAAAAGTGCTTTGAATTTGCTCGAATAAGCGTAATGCTAATAAAGAATTACCCCCCAGCTCGAAAAAGTTATCATCTCTACCAATTGGTTTAACATTTAAAATTCGCGACCAAATCTGACTTAACTGCCATTCCAATCGATCTTGGGGTGGGAGAAAATCGTTTTCTGTTTCTGGCTGATTTATTGGTAGTTTGAGTAGCGCTTGACGGTTTACTTTACCATTGGGAGTTAAAGGTAAGGCATCTAAAAAAACAAATGCCGTAGGAACTGCATAGTCAGGTAATCTAGTTTTAAGAAAGTCGCGTAATTGCCTACTCGTGATTGATTTTGATTTTAAGGTGCAGTAAGCTACTATGCTTGTCTGCTCAAAATTATTAGGAGCGATCGCCACTAAGGTTTCTTTGATTTCTGGATATTGTAGTAAAGTGGCTTCGATTTCTCCCAGTTCGACTCGAACACCGCGAATTTTCACTTGATTGTCAATACGTCCCAAAAATTCAATGTTGCCATCTTCAAGATAGCGACCTAAATCTCCAGTTTTATACAGACGAGCGGTTGCTGAACTACTAAAAGGATCGCGAATGAATTTACTAGCGGTTAATTCCTGCCGATGCAAATAACCTCTGGCTACACCAACTCCACCAATATAAAGTTCTCCTATAGCTCCAATCGGCAATAATTGTAATTCTTGGTCGAGGATATAAAAAGCTTGATTATTGAGAGGACGACCATAAGGAATCGTTTTAGCGGAGTCAGTTAAGTTCTGGATCGGATAGTAGATCGACCAAATTGATGCCTCTGTTGCGCCTCCTAAACTAATGATTTGTAGTTCTGGGTTGAGGGTTTGCAGCTGAAATACTAAGTTAGGACTAATGCGATCGCCACTCAGTAAAATTAAACGTAGAGATTGGGGTAATGTTTGCTTATTAGTCACGATATAGTCGATCAGCAGCTCCATTAAAGCGGGGGCTGAATTCCAAATAGTAACTTTTGATTGGACGATTAATTCTAGCCAATGTTCAGGATTAGGACAGTTTTCAGGTTGAGGAATGATCACCCTACCTCCAGATCCCAAAACTCCAAAAATATCGTAAACAGATAGATCGAAGCTTAAGGAAGATACGGCTAAAATGCGGTCTTGAGAGTTGACTTTAAAGCGCTGTTCGATGTCACATAAGGTATTGACCACACTATGATGTTCGATCTCGACTCCTTTGGGATTACCCGTTGAGCCAGAAGTGTAGATCGCATAAGCTAAATTATGGCTATTAACATTGTTAACAAGATTATTATTACTCGCTGCAATATTTTGCCAGTCTCGATCTAAACAAACTATCTTGGCTGAAGTATTTGGTATGCGGTCATCTAATTTGCCTTGAGTTAACAGGATCTCGACACCCGCATCTTCTAATAGATAGGTTAGCCTAGCGCTCGGATAATTGGGGTCTAGAGGTAAATAAGCGCCACCTGCTTTGAGAATGGCAAATAGAGCGACAATCATTTCTAAGGAGCGATCGAGACATACACCAACTAAAGTTTCGGCTCTAACTCCTAAACTTTGAAGATAACGTGCCAATTGATTGGCTTTTTGCTCTAATTCTCCATAGGTTAAATACTCGCCTTGGCAAACAAGAGCCACTGCTTGCGGATTTTCGGCTGCTTTTGCTTCAAATAGTTGATGGAGACATAGCTCCTGCGGATAATTACTATCGGTATAGTTCCACTCGCCTAGGATTTTCTGACGCTCACCAGCAGATATTAAAGGCAGTTGAGAAACGGGACACTGGGAATTGCTTGCAATTGCTTCTAATAAGATTGTCCATTGCTCAATCATCGTCTCAATGGTTTGAGCTGAAAATACCTCGGTGTTATAAGACCAAAAGTACTCTGCTTGTTGTCGATCGATAATTAAAGTGAGATGACTGGAGGCTAAATTTGCTTGGAGTAGAGAATTTTGCCCTATTTGAGTTACAGCAACTGAAAAATTAGTTTGTCGAGCAGCTAATTTGGGATATCTAGTCATAACATCGCTTACATAAGTTTGATGTTGGTGGTTGAGCCTAAGTCTCTCAGTTACTGTTTTTAAGACGCTAGTAAAATTTTGTTCGAGTTCAAGTTTTAAATTGCAGGGTACATATCGAGCGAACCAGGGATCTTGAGTAGGTCGCTCAAATCCGAAACTGATGCGCTTATTGTTACTTAAACGTGCTAGATAAATCGCGAAGGCGGCAATAGTAACTTCTAGAGAGTCTCGAAGTAAATTAGTAACTGTTGAGCTTAGAGGTAATTTAACTTGTCGATAGTTATTGCAACTTACTGAAGCTACTGGTATTTGCTCAAAAGGTAAACTTAATTGTCGGCACTTAGATAATTGTTTAAGCCAATAAGTTTCCGATGGTGCAATTTCACTGGCAAGTTTAACTACTTCAGCAATTGATTTGGTGTCAATTTCTGGTAGCTTTTGTCCAACCTGCAATTGATAATCAGCAACTAATTCAGCAATTGAAATAGTTTTATTTTGTTGGCTAACAATAGTTTCTAGGGCAATATTATGACTACCTGTAGCCACAATTAATTGTTGATTGGTAATCCCAACTATTGTTCCAGGCGATTGTGAAGATAAAGCTGTTAGCACTTTAACTTTAGTCACAATTACATAGTCTAGACCTGAATTTAAGTTTAATAATAGTTTTGCTGTAGCTAAAGGATTGGGGTAATTACCAAAATCCAAACCTCTAACTAAATTATCAATTACTATCGCTGAACCATTAAAATCAATTATGCCCAGTGCTAGAGGTTTTTGATATCGGGCGCAATAACTACGCTGTTGTAAATCTTGAGACTTAGTAGTTGTTTTTTTAGTTGCTAATTCTTCGATCAATTCCTGAAAAGAAACAATCGCCGCCTGATAACATTTTGCATTAAGAGTTAAAGCAGTTTCTGTAGGTTCAAGCTCTATTTTTACTTGCTTAAATATTTTTCCTGTATCTACCTCTAGATTCATTTCATGCCAGGAGATACCATGCTGCTTTTCACCATTAATAATTGCTAAGGAAGTCGCATTTACTCCAGCATAAGTTGGCAATAGTGCATCATGATAGTTGATCGCTGTATCAGCCAGTTCTAAAACTTCTTGATTTAAGATAGTGTGATTGACAATACTAAATATATAGTTGCATCGCAGAGTAAATATTTGTTTGAATTGCCGAAGATTTTTAAAATAAAGAAGATTATGGTTTTTTGCCCAAAGAGCGATCGCTTTACTAGGAGAAATGATTGCTTTAATTTGATGATGATTACGAATTAGTATTTCGGCACATTCGATTAATAAATTTCCTTCTCCAATTAGTATGCAATTAAATGAAAACTTCTTCATATATTTTCTTAGCTAATCTTTTAATTTTCATAAATTGATTAATCTATTAAACGGCACGACAAACTAGCAATTAGCACGCTTAAAATAACTAATCACAAAAACGTTTTATATTTATCGAAAACTAAGTAACAATAAGGTTAGGATACTATTTTGATTTAATTATGCTTAATTTTTATATTTTCTAAATTAATTTTCAACTCAGATATTATCACATTAATATACTAAGTATATTTTCTCATATTATTTTTATTTTTTATTTTCTCTTCATCGTATCTTTATGTCTAGGTATTTTGTGTGATTGCTTTTTCTCGTTACTTGCAGTGTTTTAAAAGCATGAAAAGCCTGAATCAAAGTAATTTGAGCTTACATATTCAGTTAATTTTTAATAAGCTTGTACGCATTTAAATTGTGTATTATGAGCTTAAACAATAAATCATTAAACTCTCTCCCTATCTCCCTATCTCCCTATCTCCCCGTCACCCCTTCAATCTCAATCAACAAATTAAATACCTGACAGCTTATGTTTCAGGGCATTTTAATGTATTGACTTGTCCCTTCGACAAACTGAGCAAAATTTTCTTGCAGTCTGACGAAAATCTTACCGTTGACGTATACATCTTGGGTTGGGTAATTTTCTAATAATTCCAGCAAAGAAACCAAATTATTATCGCTAGCCGAAGCGATCAATGCTCCCCGCAAAGCCGTTAAGTTGGCTATTTCGGTTTTAGAACTTACTACATTCTCAGTCTGGGATAAGATATATTCTCCTGGCGCTGTATTAAGCAAATCGGAGATTAGTTTATTGTTGGCAGGAAATTCTTGTTTTAAAATCCAGCGAATCACAAATGGGTTCTGTTTGCCATGTTTTAATAAAGTATCTAATGCGGGGGAAACTTCGCCTGTATCGGCAAAATCCTGCAATTCTGTGATCGAAATTGATTGGGTTAATCCACCATAGGTAAAAATCACTTTTTCTGAACTTGAAGCTTGCCTAGGGGTCAAAGAAATTGCTATTCCTGCACTAATAAAAGCGATCGCAGTTTGTCTAAACCACTTAAATAATGTGCTTTTGCTCATTTGCTTGTCTCCTAAAGTTAAATATTATTTTTATTCTAAAATTTAAAATATGTTTCATTTATCTAAATGATGCTGTTATTCACTGTGATCTAACTTAAATATTGATTTTTTATTCAACTAAATGGTAATATAGTACTAGTTGAATTGCAGGTTTACTGATGAACAAGTACTACATTCTTAATTTAGATCCTCAAGCAACTCATGAGTGGGATCGTTGTGTATTAAGAAATCCGATGACAGGAGCTAGACCAGATTTGAATGCGGAAGTAGCCAAAGCTATTGATGCTGAAGCTGGCGCGTATTTAATTAAAGTCAACCTAGAGATTGAAATTCTCGACCAGAGCATAACCCCAGGCGGTAATACAGTCGAGTTACCTGCGGTCAAAAATGCTACTATCATTGCCAAGCAT from Pleurocapsa minor HA4230-MV1 includes the following:
- a CDS encoding amino acid adenylation domain-containing protein → MKKFSFNCILIGEGNLLIECAEILIRNHHQIKAIISPSKAIALWAKNHNLLYFKNLRQFKQIFTLRCNYIFSIVNHTILNQEVLELADTAINYHDALLPTYAGVNATSLAIINGEKQHGISWHEMNLEVDTGKIFKQVKIELEPTETALTLNAKCYQAAIVSFQELIEELATKKTTTKSQDLQQRSYCARYQKPLALGIIDFNGSAIVIDNLVRGLDFGNYPNPLATAKLLLNLNSGLDYVIVTKVKVLTALSSQSPGTIVGITNQQLIVATGSHNIALETIVSQQNKTISIAELVADYQLQVGQKLPEIDTKSIAEVVKLASEIAPSETYWLKQLSKCRQLSLPFEQIPVASVSCNNYRQVKLPLSSTVTNLLRDSLEVTIAAFAIYLARLSNNKRISFGFERPTQDPWFARYVPCNLKLELEQNFTSVLKTVTERLRLNHQHQTYVSDVMTRYPKLAARQTNFSVAVTQIGQNSLLQANLASSHLTLIIDRQQAEYFWSYNTEVFSAQTIETMIEQWTILLEAIASNSQCPVSQLPLISAGERQKILGEWNYTDSNYPQELCLHQLFEAKAAENPQAVALVCQGEYLTYGELEQKANQLARYLQSLGVRAETLVGVCLDRSLEMIVALFAILKAGGAYLPLDPNYPSARLTYLLEDAGVEILLTQGKLDDRIPNTSAKIVCLDRDWQNIAASNNNLVNNVNSHNLAYAIYTSGSTGNPKGVEIEHHSVVNTLCDIEQRFKVNSQDRILAVSSLSFDLSVYDIFGVLGSGGRVIIPQPENCPNPEHWLELIVQSKVTIWNSAPALMELLIDYIVTNKQTLPQSLRLILLSGDRISPNLVFQLQTLNPELQIISLGGATEASIWSIYYPIQNLTDSAKTIPYGRPLNNQAFYILDQELQLLPIGAIGELYIGGVGVARGYLHRQELTASKFIRDPFSSSATARLYKTGDLGRYLEDGNIEFLGRIDNQVKIRGVRVELGEIEATLLQYPEIKETLVAIAPNNFEQTSIVAYCTLKSKSITSRQLRDFLKTRLPDYAVPTAFVFLDALPLTPNGKVNRQALLKLPINQPETENDFLPPQDRLEWQLSQIWSRILNVKPIGRDDNFFELGGNSLLALRLFEQIQSTFGKNLPLATLFQAPTIAQLAHLMLERGWSASWSSLVSIQPHGNQSPLFCIHAVGGNVLGYQTLAAALGTERPIYGLQARGLDGKQTPLTSIEEMASSYLEEIKLIQPQGPYFLAGYSFGGFVAFEMAQQLSRQGQTVAVLALFDCFGPNGCDKSTFPQRLSIHLNNLSELSFKEKLTYFTDRFEYILQSKIPWSWQQKYLKLTNLLSSPEQKLISQIQNINFQANQRYTPTVYEGKLTLFRARVRQAYGYFDPYGGWQGFALGGIDVDEVPGSHTSLLLKSENSQILAEKLKPILANFTEQPQCDESAKIRQVKLRQN
- a CDS encoding alpha/beta hydrolase, which translates into the protein MSKSTLFKWFRQTAIAFISAGIAISLTPRQASSSEKVIFTYGGLTQSISITELQDFADTGEVSPALDTLLKHGKQNPFVIRWILKQEFPANNKLISDLLNTAPGEYILSQTENVVSSKTEIANLTALRGALIASASDNNLVSLLELLENYPTQDVYVNGKIFVRLQENFAQFVEGTSQYIKMP